From a single Peromyscus maniculatus bairdii isolate BWxNUB_F1_BW_parent chromosome 4, HU_Pman_BW_mat_3.1, whole genome shotgun sequence genomic region:
- the LOC143272914 gene encoding mitochondrial glutathione transporter SLC25A39, translating into MDDQDPGGISPLQQMVASGAGAVVTSLFMTPLDVVKVRLQSQRPSVASELTPSRFWSLSYTKSPSALQSPGKCLLYCNGILEPLYLCPNGTRCATWFQDPTRFTGTLDAFVKIVRHEGTRTLWSGLPATLVMTVPATAVYFTAYDQLKAFLCAQSLTSDLCAPMMAGALARMGTVTVISPLELVRTKLQAQHVSYRELATCVQASVAQGGWRSLWLGWGPTALRDVPFSALYWFNYELAKGWLNGLRPKDQTSVGVSFVAGGVSGMVAATLTLPFDVVKTQRQIALGTVEAVRVKPPRVDSTWLLLRRIQAESGTRGLFAGFLPRIIKAAPSCAIMISTYEFGKSFFQRLNQEQPLDH; encoded by the coding sequence ATGGATGATCAGGATCCTGGGGGCATTAGCCCCCTTCAGCAAATGGTGGCCTCGGGAGCTGGGGCTGTGGTCACCTCCCTCTTCATGACACCCCTGGATGTGGTGAAGGTCCGCCTCCAGTCTCAGAGGCCCTCAGTAGCCAGCGAGTTGACACCTTCCAGATTCTGGAGTCTCTCCTACACGAAATCGCCCTCGGCTCTGCAGTCCCCAGGGAAGTGCCTCCTCTACTGCAACGGCATCCTGGAGCCGCTGTACCTGTGCCCAAATGGTACCCGCTGCGCCACCTGGTTTCAGGATCCTACCCGATTCACTGGCACCTTGGATGCCTTTGTGAAGATTGTGAGGCATGAGGGCACTAGGACCCTGTGGAGCGGCCTCCCAGCCACCTTGGTGATGACTGTGCCAGCCACTGCTGTCTACTTCACTGCCTATGACCAGCTCAAGGCGTTCCTATGTGCTCAAtccttgacctctgacctctgtgcaccCATGATGGCCGGTGCCCTCGCCCGCATGGGCACCGTGACGGTGATCAGCCCCTTGGAGCTGGTGCGGACCAAGCTACAGGCTCAGCACGTGTCCTACCGCGAGCTAGCGACCTGTGTTCAAGCTTCGGTGGCTCAGGGGGGCTGGCGCTCACTGTGGCTGGGCTGGGGTCCCACCGCCCTTCGAGATGTGCCCTTCTCAGCTCTGTACTGGTTCAACTACGAGCTGGCAAAGGGCTGGCTGAACGGGCTGAGACCGAAAGACCAGACGTCCGTGGGCGTCAGCTTCGTGGCTGGTGGCGTCTCAGGAATGGTGGCTGCCACTCTTACTCTGCCCTTTGATGTGGTGAAGACCCAGCGACAGATCGCACTGGGGACAGTGGAGGCTGTGAGAGTGAAGCCCCCAAGAGTTGATTCCACTTGGCTCCTGCTTCGGAGAATCCAGGCCGAATCGGGCACCAGGGGCCTCTTTGCAGGGTTCCTCCCAAGGATCATCAAGGCTGCGCCCTCGTGTGCCATCATGATCAGCACTTACGAGTTTGGCAAAAGCTTCTTCCAGAGGCTCAACCAGGAACAGCCTCTGGACCACTGA